Genomic DNA from Pigmentiphaga litoralis:
TCCAGACGCACCCGCAGTGGTCCGCCACCGCGGCGCTGCCGGAAAAGTTTCATTGGAAGTGGTACTTCGCCTTCCATCAGCTCGGTGATGAAGCCGTCGCGGCCGATGCGCAGGCCTACCGCGACGGGCTGCTGACGCGTCAGACGTGGTCGGAACACCTGGGATGGGTATTGCCGGGCGTGGCAGTGCAAGTTGCGTTGCAGCGATTGGCCGAGACAGATCTGCGGGCGCAACTGGCCTATCAGGACCGCGTCACGGCGTTCCACGATCGGTTGCGGGCGTTCTACTACCCGTTCGTGTTCAACGACGTTCGTTTCACCCGGCATGACGTGGCCAGGCTGCCCCGGTTCGGTGAACCCGTCGACACGCCGTTGGCGTTGTCCACCGTCGATGCTCCGGGGGTCGAAGTGGGTAGGAACGACGCAAAAAATGCCGCGACGGCTGATGTGCCCGGCTGGGCACGCGTCGCGGCATCGGGACTGCTGATGCTATTGCTGGGCGGACTCGCAATCCGCCGAGTCAGACTGGACTAGGCAGGGCGCAGGTCAGACCTTGATCTCACCATCGTCCTCGCCATCCCAGTAGTGGATGCGCGAGGCGTGGACCTTGATCATCACGACCCCTGGGGTGTCGATGCCTTGCTCGAACCAGCGATCCAGCTCCTTCGTCCAGTGAGCTTCGAATTCCGCCTTGTCGCGGATCAGCTCGGCCTGGCCTTCCACGCCGATGAAAATCGGCGGCTTGCCCAGCAATCCTTTGCTGCCGCTGAATGACAGGCCGACTTGCGGGTCACGCTTGATGTCATCCACCATCCGCGACTTTTCCCACGTGAAGTAGTAGGAGTCGCCTTCGTATTCCACATCGCCGTTGTTGCTCATGGGCCGGGCAGCAATCTCGCCGCCTTCGGCGCGGGTATTGAGCATCGCGAAATCAATGCCTTGCATCTTCTTCGACAGGTCAGACAGGGTCCAATCAGACATGGCAGCTCCAGGAAAGGGTGGCGCGCAGCGGAGGGTGCCGCGGCAGCCGGTGATCAGGGGGTTCGCTGAATCGCGTCAGGGCGCCATTCATGCGAAGCGTGCCTGACACTCAGCAAGCGCCGCTCCCGACTGTTGAGCCATCCGCATCGGGCGCTGGACTCGCTCGGCGCCGCCCCCACCGTGTTCCCTTTTGTCCTGGAGTGCGCGAGTCAATCGGGCCGGGGCAATTCGGTGGACATGATGGGATGGTCCCGAAGCCAGGTCCGCAGTTGGCCACGCGTCCCGCCCTCGGCAACAATATCGGTCAACGTGGCGGAAAGCGCCTCGCCGGTAAGCGTTACCGTCTGGCTTACATTCCTGACCGTTCCGTCCGTGTAGTCGACTTCGACATCGTCCCCCGTCTTGAAGGGGAACGCCTGAATGTCGACCCCCGTCATGACGGCGACGCCTTTCGCCACGGCACCTCGCATCGCCTTGTAGGGCATGCTTGTGCAGATGACCGACAAACCCAGCGATGCCATGGCGATAAAGCCTTGCAGATGCGGTTTGCCACAGCAGAAGTTGCGTCCCGCAACAATGATGTCGCCGGGCCGGACTCGATCATGAAAGGCCGGATCGATCTGGCGGAACAGTTCCGGGACCAGGATGGACGGATCGTCAATGCGGCGGATCGCCATATCGAATGGAATCAGCCCTTCGTCCAGGGGAATATCGTCGCCAAAGACATGGCAGCGGCCGCGCCGCAGCAGTCGCGCTGTCATCGTGCACCCTTAGGAGATAAGGTCAACGAACGGCTGTCTGCAATGCAGCCGGCAATGGCCGATGCCGCGACTGTGACCGGACTGCCCAGATAGGCCTGCGCGGTCTTCGATCCGAAGCGGCCAGCGTGGTTGGTGGCAGCAGTCGAGATCGACGTCTCGCCATCGGCCAGCGGGCCCATGACTCCGCCTGCGCACGGCCCGCACCCCGGCGGCAGCACGATGGCGCCTGCCGCCTGGAACACCTGCAGCAGGCCATCATTCGCAAGTCGCTGCACGGTCGCGACCGTGCCTGGCACCACAAAGAAACGAACATGACGTGCCACCGCGCGGTCACGAAGCACCGCCGCGGCACTGGCAAAATCCTCGTACATGCCCGAGCCACAGGCGCCAAGGTAGGCATGATCGACATGTGTGCCAGCCACCTCGTCAACGTCGACCCCGAACTGCGGTCCGCCGGGCAGGGCGACTTGCGGCGCCAGATGCGAGATGTCGACGTGCAGCGTGGCTTCGTAATGCGCGTCGGCATCGCCAGTCACTCCAATCCCGCCTTTGCCAAGATCCGAGGCCGTTGGCGTGAACCAGACATTGGCAACGCCAATTTCGGTCAAGGAGTTGCACAGGGCGACCCGGCCTGCCAGCGGCAGCCGCTCCACGTAGTCGCCCGAAAATTCGATAATGCGATTATCGTGCGCGGCCGGGAGCTTGCCTGCGGCGAACAGCGTGCTCAGGTGGAAACCGACGTCGCGCGCCATGACGCCTGCACCTTGCTGTCCTTCAAGCAGGATTCTGACGGTATGCGGCACCTGTTCCCACACACTGCCCGTCGCCAGGACGGACACGATTTCCGCTCCGGCTGCCACGGCCAACGCGCCAACTGCGCCGAAATTGGTGCAGTGCATGTCGTAGCAGGACAGGAACATTCCGGGACGGACCAGGCCCTGTTCAAGGGGAAACAGGTGCCCGTGCCCGCCACGGCCTGCGTCGTAGAACTGGGTGATCCCCCATTCACGAGCGATGCGGCGGATGCGCGTGCCCCGCAGCGCGCTGGCCGGACTAGCGTAGGCGACTTCATGGTCCGTCACGAACACCACACGCTCAGGCCGCCAGATCCGCTTGTAGCCAAGCTGGCTGAGCTCGTTGTATGCGGACTCGACGTATCCATCGTGGATGATGACCAGTTCGGGATCGGGAGACACCACGTCGCCGGGGCGGACGGACAAGACGCCGCTTGCCGCGGCCAGCACTTTTTCAGCCGCCGTCATGGGCGCGCGAGCGGGAGAAGGGAAAGGGGCGTTCATGCCTTTTGCGTCCAATAATCGTACAAAGCGTTTGGGGGATCAGCCCGGCTTGCGCTGGATGATGTCGGCATACGATCCGCCTGCCTGCACGATGGCGTGAGCCTCGCGTTCGAACCGCAGCCTGGCCGCCAGGGCGGCATCGGCCGCCTCAAACCCGCCTTGCGCAAGGATCACCACGCCGTCGTCGTCGGCGCACACCAGGTCGCCGGGGTGCACCACTTGCCCGCCTATGCAAACGGGCACCTGCAGCGCGCCGCGCTGGCCGCGCCGCCATCCGCTGACAACCGTGCCCGCGGCAAACACCGGAAAACCGAGCTGGCGAATGTCCACAATGTCGCGCACATGCCCGTTGCTGACCACGCCGGCAATGCCGCGGCGCTGTGCGATGGCCGTGCCAGTTCCGCCCCACGTACATGCCGTCTGGGCGGCACCAATGTCGATGACGATCACGGAACCAGGGGGGGCGGTGTCGGTCGCCTCGGTAATGTCGTCGCCATAGCCGGGCGGCGCCCGCACGGTGAATGCCGGGCCGACACACAACACGTTGGACACCATCGCTCGAATGCAGGGCGCCACGTCTCCCCGCTTGCCAGCGGCCTCGTAGGCAGCGGCTGCCGATCCGGATCTGAGGCTATCCGCGAGCCGGCTCATGACCGGACGTGTCATCGCTTCGGTTTCGTCCAATGGCTTGAGCTTGTTCATTCTTTCGGGATCCGAGCGGCCGATGCAATGTCCTGCCAGCGTTTCACGTCGGTGCGCAGGAAGGTCCCGAACTGTTGCGGGCTGTTGGCCGGTGCGACGGCAATATTGGCTTTTGCGAGGCGGTCCTGCATGGCGGGCGAAGTGATGATCGTCACGATCTCCTGATTCAGACGGCGGGCGATGTCGGCCGGCATGCCCTTCGGCCCGAGCAGGCCCACCCACCCTTCGATGACGAAGTCCTTCAGTTCCGGAACCGCTGACTGCGCCGCCGCGGGGATCCCTGGCAGTTGCGGGGTAGGGGCTGCGCTGGCCACAGCAATCGGCTTCAGTCGGCCAGACTCGAAATGGGGCTTGGCCGACAGCACGGCGTCGAACATGAACTGCACCTGTCCGCCGATCAGGTCGGTCAGGGCCTGGGGACTGCCCTTGTAGGGCACGCCCAGCACGTCCACACCGAGCCGCGACAGGAACGCGGCCATGGTCAGATGCTGGATGGTTCCGGTGCCTGCCGTGGCGTAGCTGTAGGACTTCGGATTCTTGCGGATCTCTGCGACGAAATCTTCCAGCTTGCCCTGCGGGAAGTCGGCGCGCGTCAGCAGGACCATGGGCGAGACCGCCACCTGAACAATTGGGGTGAAGTCTTCCACGATGTCGAAGGGCAGCGACTTGTAGATGGCCGGGCTGATGGCCGCGGACGTCGACGTCATCAGCAAGGTGTAGCCGTCAGGGTCGGATTTGGCGACGTAGCTTGCGCCCAGTTGCCCAGCCGCGCCGACCTTTTTTTCAACAACCACCGACTGTCCGAGCTTTTCGGAAAGCTGCTCCGATAAAAAGCGGGCTGCGACGTCGGACGAGTTACCTGGCGGGAACGGCGCGACGATGCGGATAGGCTTGCTGGGGTACGCCGGTTGAGCCGACGCCATGAATGGACTGACCGTCATCAGGGCGGCAATGGCGAGTCGGACAACGGTGCGTGGGGCGGCAAACCGCCATGGAAATGACGAGGCCTGGGGCATGGAATGTCTCCTGTCTGGCCGGTCACGGTCATGGCGCGCCGGCATGTTCGTTCAGGTCGCCGGCGTCTGCCAGGGCCTGATGAGACAAAGTGTAGGAGCGGTCTGCAAGCACAACAATCGCGATTATCGAAGCGATTACGAAGGTTTTCCGTACAATCGCCCGTCGGTTTTCAAAAGGGGATGGGCGATGACACGACCGGTCGATTGGCGCACCCACGTCAACCTCAAGCTGTTGAATACCTTCTTGCTGGTGGGCGAGGCGCAGAGTTTCCGCGGCGCTGCCGATCGTGCGCATCGTTCGGGCTCGGCGGTCAGCAGCCAGATACGCAAGCTTGAAGACCAGCTTGGCGTGGCCCTGTTTCATCGGACCACACGGCAGGTTCGCCTGACTCAGGAAGGCGAGCAACTGCTGGTGTGCGTGCGTCGCGCCCTGCACGACATTGAAGAAGGGTTGCAGCAGATCCAGGAATCGGCCGATATCCAGCGTGGCCGCATCTCCCTGGCCTGCGCGCCCACCGTCGCGGGTACCCGCCTGGGCAGCGTTCTTGCCGCGTTCGAGCAGCACTATCCAGGCATCCGCGTGTCGGTGCGCGAAATTACCGCCGCCGCGCTATTCGAAAGCGTGCGCCAGCGTGAGGTGGACTTCGGAATCAGTGTCGTGATCGACAGTCCGGAATTCCGGTTCCAGCGGATCCTGACGGACCCCCTGTATGCGTTGGTGCCGCGCAGCCGCATCCCGCGCGATCGAAAGACCATCACCCTGAAGGCTCTGTCGGCCATGCCGTTGCTGCTGCTGGAGCAGGGGACGGCGCTGCGCAAGAACGTGGAGGATGCGATGGCCGAACAGGGCTTGACGGTGCAGACGCGCTACCAGTTCATCCAGGCGCAGACCTTGATTTCGATGGCGTCGGCCGGCCTGGGAGCGGCGGTCTTGCCGAACATCGTCATTCCCGCCCAACTCGATCCTTCCGTGCAGAAGCTGCGGATCGTCGATCCGCCCCTGGTGCGGGAAATGGCCGTGGTTACCTTGCCCGGCCAATCCCTGTCGCCGGCGGCGTCGCGTCTGATCGAGTTGTTGCAGCAGATGATGAGCGCGTCGTGACGCCCCCTCAGTGCTTGCCGCGTCCCGGCTTGCCCTTGGCCGCGGCGGCCGCGGCAACGCGTTGCTCGAACAGGGCCTCGGCGTCCTTGACGGCGTTGGCTACCGTTCGCAGGTCGGGGTTGTCGTCGTGGGGAATGAAGTAATCCGCCGCCTGGGCGCGGACGACGCACTTGATGGCGGCGGATTCGGTCAGGTCGTGGTTCTCGGTCAGCAGTGTGGCGACTTCGTCCAGATATTCTTCGTAGGTCATGCGGCGGCTCGTAGGGCGATGATGGCGGGAGTGCAATGCCGCCATTATCGGCCATCGCGGCGCGGGGCGCTGTCAGCGCGTCATTCCTGCAATTCGATGCGCGCGTCGCGAATGATCTTCGACCATTGCGCGGTTTCGTCGGTCACGCGCTTCTGGAAGGCAGCGGGATCGGACGCCACGATTTCCATGCCCAGGTCTTCCACCTTCTGCTTCACGGCGGGCTGGGCCATGACGGCGGCGGCATCCCGCTGGACCTTGGCAACCACGTCGGCAGGTGTGCCGGCGGGGGCGATCATGCCGATGAAGGCCTGCACCTCAAAACCCGGAAACTGTTCGGCGACCGCTTCAAATTCCTTGTAGGGCGCCGACCGCGTGGCGCCGGTCGTGGCAAGAAGCTTCATGCGGCCGGCCTTGACGTTGGGCATAAGCGAGAACAGGGGGTCGATCATCAGCATGACCCGGCCGCCGATCACGTCGGTATGCGCAGGCGAGCTGCCTTTGTACGGCACATGGGTCAATTCGACGCCGGCGCGGCGGGCGAGCAGTTCGCCTGCCAGGTGGGACGTGCCGCCGGTCCCGGGGCTCGCAAAGGTGACGGTGCCCGGATTGCGTTTGGCGTACGCGATCATTTCCGACAAGGTGTTGAACGGGGCGTTGGGCGTGGCGGCGATGGCGAGCGGCACGCGGATCAGCTGGGTGATGGCGACCAAGTCTTCGTTCCGGTACATCATCTTTTTCTGCAGGCTCGGGTTGATCACATAGGCCGAGTTGATGATGCCCAGGGTCTGCCCGTCGGGCGTGGCGCGGGCCGTTGCGGCAACGCCGAGCATGGTGCTTGCACCCGGTTTGTAGTCGACGACCACGGGCGCCTTCCAGGTCTCCGACAGTTGCTGGCTGACGATACGCGCCAGGATGTCGGTCGGGCCGCCCGGGGGGAAGGGAACGATCATGGATACCGGGCCGTGCGGATAGTCGCGCGCGGTCTGCCCCGCGGGGCTGGCGGCCAGACAGGCGGTGCTGGTCAGTGTCAGGGCCAGGGTGGCCACGAAGGCAAGCGGGCTTGCCCGGTGCAACAGCGTCTTGAAGGTCATGGTGGACATCGAGGTCTCCTCGGTGGAAAGCGGGTCGTTGTAGTTGTCGTCGTTCTTGGCACCGTTGCGCGGCTTGATTAGCCCGGGCGGTGTTGCGTGAGCAACCTGCGCCATTCGCGGTAGGCATCGTGAAAACACGTCTCGTCGCCCAGGGCGCGCGACCCCAGACTCCAGTCCGCATTGGTCAAGCCCAGCTCTTGCGCATACTTGTTCGCCGCCGGTGCGCCTTCCGGATTGATGCCGCGCAGGTGCCCGGCGGTCCATCCGGCGGCCATCGCCTTGAAGCCGGCCTGGCTGTGTTCGTAGATGACGTTGTCGTCGGGCGTGGCCAGGCCGCTGGGGTTGAAGAAGTCTTCGTAATCGCGGATGCGAGCGGCGCGCAGGTCGGCGTCTTCCCCCACCGGCGCCAGGCAGTGCGTGTGCATTTCGGTCTTGTCGACGGCCAGTGGATGGAGCACCCGCAACATCACACTGGTGACGTTGTCAACGATCTGCAGATTCGGAAATATCGTCACATTGCGCGCGGATCCTGCCCATTTTGCGCGGAGTTCCGAGATGTCTGCGACATAGCCTGCGCGGCGGCGCGCCAGCAATTCGGGGGATGCCCGGCTCTTGCCGCGCCACATGACGGCATGACCGCGTCCAAAGCTGAAGGTGCCCTGTTCAGCCGCATCGGCAGGCGAGGGCGGCATGCCCCCGGCAAAAGCGTCGGGCTTGCGGCGTGCCAGCAGCTCGACATACGACGCGTGTGTGGACGCGAAGTGGTACATGTCCAGCGAGTTCTCGATCTGCAGCTTCCAGTTGGCATTGAAGGTGTAGCGGATGTCGCCCGGCACGTATTCCAGGCCTTGGGGCGCCTGATCCAGAATCAGGTCCAGAAAGAACCTGGCGTCCCCCAGATGCGTTTCCAGCGGCGGCACGTCGGGCGACAGGCTCGCGAACAGAAAGCCACGGTAGTTGCCGAAGCGCGCGACCGGCACGAGGTCGTGGTTGTCTTTCGCAAACCAGGCCGGGTAGCGGCCTTCGGCCTGGTCGGTCACGAACATGTTTTCGCCACCGCTGCCATAGACCCAGCCGTGGTACCGGCAGGTGTGCGTCTTGCGATTGCCGCTGCGCTGCGGGCAGACCACCATGCCCCGGTGCCGGCACGAGTTGAGCAGGCAGCGGATCTCGCCATCGCCATTGCGGCTGACGATCACCGGTTGGCGCCCCAGGGTGACGGTGAAAAAGTCGTGGGGCCTGGGCAACTGGTTTGCCAGTCCGACAAATACCCAGGTCGATTCGAAGATATCTTGCTGTTCGCGTTCGAAGACGTGGGGATCGGTGTAGGCGTCGCGATGCACACGAAACACCTGCTCGGCGGGCCGGTCATCCAGCAGGTCGTTGATGTCGATATCGGTCGTGCCGTTCATCGCGGCAGAAGAGTCTGGAGTACAGGGGGCGGTCATCGTATTTCCTGGCGCGTCAGACGCAATAGAAGTCCAGCACGGTCGGGACGTTATCGTTGATCAACACAATCTTCTTGCGGGCAATGCGCAGTGCGCCGTCCACCTCGGTCAGCAGGTGGTCGTAGCGGCAGGCCATCACTTTCAGGCCGTCGTTGCGCAGGTCGTAGATCTGCGTCACGCAGTTCGATTGCACGCGCCACCGGGCGGGGCCGGAAGCCGTGCCGGCGGTGGTGCCGGTGGCAGTGGTGTCGGCAATGGCGGCATCGGCAGTATCGGCAACCGGGCTGACGATGACGTTGCTGATGCAATGGAGGGTGCGCGGCAGCGGCATCGACGCAACCGACTTGGTGCCACTGGCGCGCTTGACGCGTTCTTCAAGACGGCCACGCCCGGCCGCGTGCATGAAGGACACTTCGGTGGCCGGATCTTCCGTCGTCACGTGATCGTCTTTCCAGCTGGGAATCCAGTACACGGCGTCGTCGGCGTACAAGGCCAGCCAGTCCTGCCAGCGCTGCTCATCAAGGCAGAGCGCTTCGGCGTAGACAAACGCCGCAGCAGCATCGGGTGAAAGTTGGGTTGTCGGCATGCGGCTCAACTTCGTCATTCAGATGCGTGCGATTAGACGAGCCGCAGTGTGACAAGTAAAGTCACACTATCTTATGGATTCACAAGCAGCAGTTATGAACGTTTCAGCACGCCAATTGCGCTGTTTTCTGACCCTTGCCCGGCTGCGCAGCTTTACGCGGGCGGCCGAACAATTGCACATCAGCCAGGCGGGCCTGAGCGCCATGATGCGCGACCTGGAAACCCAGTTCGGATGCCGCCTGTTCGACCGCACCACCCGCGTGGTCGCGCTGACGCCCGAGGGCGCACAACTGGTGCCCAGCGCCGAGCGGATGCTCAGTGAACTGAACTTTGCGGCACTGCGCATGGGCAACACGGCGGCAGCGGCGAAGCGGCAACTGTCGGTCGCCGTGTCGCCGGTGGTGGCGTCCAGTTTCTTTCCCGAGGTATGCGAGGACTTTGCGAGCCAGCATCCCGACGTCACGGTCAAGCTGCATGACGTGAACAAGGAGCAGATGCCCGCCATGATCGAGAGCGGCGAGGTCGACGTGGGCTTCGGATCCTTTCTGAATCCGGCCGCCGGTATCGACCGCGTTGCGCTGTTCAACTGCCACCTGCTGTGCGTGGCCCAGCCCGGACGCCTGACACTGACGCACCGCGCGGGGGACGCATTGCCGCGCACGCGCTGGAAGCAGTTGCCAGACCTGCCCATCCTGGCGGCCCCTGCCACCGATACGACGCAAATGTTGATCGATGCGCAATTGGCGCAGATCGGCCGCGCCAATGAAGAACGGCCGACCTATCACAGCATGCAGCTGATCATCGCGATGGCCGCAAGGGGTTTCGGGGTCGGCATCGTGCCTTCGTTCGCGCTGCCCGTCGCCTTGCGTTTTGGTGTGGAGGTGGCGCGCCTGCAGGCGCCGCTGGTCGATCTGGCGTTCTACCGGATCGTGCGCAAGGGCCGCGAACTGCCGCCCACGGTCGCGCCGTTCGTGCAGGCCGTGGTCAGGACAGCCAAGGCCATGTGCGCGCTGTGACAGTGCGCGGTGAAGGTGCGCACGTTGAAGGTGGGCGCGGTGAAGGTGCCCCTTGTAAAGGGGTTCGTCACGCGGCGGCTGTGCCGTATGGTTGCGGACGTCAACTGGACGGTCTTGCGCGGCCCTCGGTGAAGTAGGGGCTGGGCGGTGTTGTCCGAAGGATCTCTTCGATCATGCGCTCAAGCGGCGCGGGTTTGGTCAGACTGGCCTTGAAGCCCGCCACCAATGCACGTTCATGGTGGTCCGCGTCGGCAAAGCCGGTCATGGCAATCGCCTGCATCCGGTCCTCGCGTGGCACGCCCAGCGCCGTTTCGCGCTCCCGGATTTCCCGCAGGACGTCGTAGCCGTCGGCATCGTCGTCCAGCATGATGTCGCAGAGCAGGGTGGTGGGCCATTTCGAATGCGGGCGTGCATCAAGGAAGTCGAGCGTTTCGCGCGACGAGGCCGCCAGGTGCACGTCGGCGCCAAAGTCGCCCAACAGCAGTTCGAGTGCATCGCGCGACTCTTCTTCGTCATCAACAATGAGCAGCGAACAGCCCCGCAAAGGCTCGCGGTTCACGACCGGTGCAGCGGCCGCGGGCGTGCTGTCATCCAGCGGAAAGTCCAGCTCGGACTCGGATAGCGCGGACGCCGCCATGTCCACGGGCGGCGGCGGATCCATGACCGGCCGCAGCGGCAACACGGCGGCATAGGCCGCGCGGCCATCGATCTGCATCAGTGTCAGGCTGCCGCCAAAGGCCGCCAAGGTGGCCTGCGCATCGTCGGCGGCCTTGGCCGACAAGCGCGGCAACTCCGTGCCCGATCCCACAATGCTGAGCAGCGCCTTGTTGTCCTGCCGTTCCAGCCGGAGTTCGATGCGATCGCCGGGCGACGCCTGCATGATCTCGCTGCGCGCGATCGTGGCAATGGCGTCGCGCAGATCGGCGCGGTTGGCGGTTGTTCCTAGCTCCGGATCGGTCACCACCGTATGCAGATCCACGTGCCGGTCGGCCAGCTGTTCCTGCAGTACCTCGGCGACGCCATGCGTCAACTCGTCCAGCGCCACGGCTTCGCCCGACAGCTTGCGCTGCGTATGCTCCAGTTCGCCTTGTTGACGTTGCAAGGTCCACATCTGCGTGTACACGCCGCCTTGGGCAATCAGTTCGTCATGCGTGCCTTGTTCGACCACCCGGCCATGTTCCATGACCAGGATCCAGTCCGCGTCCACGACAGTCGACAAGCGGTGCGCAATCACGATCGACGTGCGCCCATGCGCCAGCCGATGCAGCTCGTTCTGGATCGCCCGTTCCGACCGGGTGTCGAGTGCCGACGTGGCTTCATCGAACACGATCACGCGCGGGTCCTTCAGGATCGCGCGCGCGATGGCGATACGTTGCCGTTCACCGCCCGACAGCCGCACACCCCGTTCGCCGACGCGGGTGTCGTAATGGTCCGGCAGGCGCTCGATGAATTCATCCAGTTGCGCCGCGCGCGCAGCCCGCACCACGTCGGCCCGCGTCGCAGAAGGCGTGCCGTAGGCGATGTTGTAGGCGATGGTGTCGTTGAACAGAATCGTGTCCTGCGGCACGATGCCGATCGCCTGCCGCAAGCTGCGCTGAGTGACCTCCCGCAGGTCTTGCCCATCGATGCTGACGGTGCCGCTGCTCGGCTCATACAGCCTGAACAGCAGCTTGACCAGGGTCGACTTGCCCGACCCGCTGCCCCCAACTACCGCAATCGTCTTGCCGGAATACGCGCGGAAGCTGACGTCATGCAGGATGGGCCGGGTCG
This window encodes:
- a CDS encoding ATP-binding cassette domain-containing protein, which gives rise to MNRELLRDLWDAIWKFRFQTLTATALMVAAKLAGVSVPLVLRSVIDDLAHPAQLALFPVFLVLAYALLRFLSDALSEARDVVFSIVTQRTVAAFTSRTFTRLHALGARFHAKRETGAIVRDVQKGSDGIAFLLGVALFTILPALVEIGSIVVIMASNYTMGFIAAIFATFVSYGLWTNIFTRRRMLVQREVNSLESQSDSRIVDSLLNHDTVKYFASEDTETARLNQVLEKWVDARQRNQRALTTLHVGQSAIIAAGITAVMLLAVQHVAVGRMTVGDLVLVNAYILQVCMPLNTLGFVFRETNDAIVNVERMFAILRAEGKPGEDVDQPDAQPLRAATGDIVFDHVHFGYEPTRPILHDVSFRAYSGKTIAVVGGSGSGKSTLVKLLFRLYEPSSGTVSIDGQDLREVTQRSLRQAIGIVPQDTILFNDTIAYNIAYGTPSATRADVVRAARAAQLDEFIERLPDHYDTRVGERGVRLSGGERQRIAIARAILKDPRVIVFDEATSALDTRSERAIQNELHRLAHGRTSIVIAHRLSTVVDADWILVMEHGRVVEQGTHDELIAQGGVYTQMWTLQRQQGELEHTQRKLSGEAVALDELTHGVAEVLQEQLADRHVDLHTVVTDPELGTTANRADLRDAIATIARSEIMQASPGDRIELRLERQDNKALLSIVGSGTELPRLSAKAADDAQATLAAFGGSLTLMQIDGRAAYAAVLPLRPVMDPPPPVDMAASALSESELDFPLDDSTPAAAAPVVNREPLRGCSLLIVDDEEESRDALELLLGDFGADVHLAASSRETLDFLDARPHSKWPTTLLCDIMLDDDADGYDVLREIRERETALGVPREDRMQAIAMTGFADADHHERALVAGFKASLTKPAPLERMIEEILRTTPPSPYFTEGRARPSS